One region of Termitidicoccus mucosus genomic DNA includes:
- a CDS encoding ASKHA domain-containing protein — protein MTPASPAPRLIIRTPDGGHEIPLPVPGSPAQPLSALLAAHHHPLNTRCGGRGLCRACEVRLAAGSIRSIDTNETIHAPATIKACRHAMNAELQTQAVEGSINSAFRNPHSAFIEIPARALLRHEPSVVSNFRIKIPRSLDPLAPPPASTGEPWLGAAVDLGTTTVALLLCDLRTGETLSTASAFNAQVRHGEDVLTRINLCAADPQKNLPVLQSAAAGTIQQLLEKACSNASADLAHVRSLVVAGNTVMLHLLAGVDPSPIGVFPFTPPFLGHRRLVPAALGLSFGGSAPADAHLLPGPAAYVGADLSAGILVTGLLHDDGPALLVDVGTNGEIILKHGPRLLGTATAAGPAFEGAGLASGMRAVDGVIEDIRFSRDPFAQKLSLIGGGKNAGQNHLRSVGICGSAYIDFLAEGRRSGLLNERGRFAAPPPSGAESAFITHDDARAFVLDPRGRSGPVLVTEPDIARLLQAKAAVAAGIATLLDIAGLAPADIRTLHLAGGFGMHLDLDNAIACGLLPGFEPRQIEVVGNTSLGGALAVLQDRGLLPEIARACDLMESIELNLQPAFEDTYIDQLALP, from the coding sequence ATGACACCCGCATCGCCCGCCCCACGCCTCATCATCCGCACGCCTGACGGCGGGCACGAAATCCCGCTCCCCGTGCCCGGTTCGCCCGCGCAGCCGCTCTCCGCCCTTCTCGCCGCGCATCACCACCCGCTCAACACCCGCTGCGGCGGACGCGGCCTCTGCCGCGCCTGCGAGGTCCGGCTTGCCGCCGGAAGTATCCGTTCCATTGATACAAACGAAACCATCCATGCCCCCGCGACAATCAAGGCCTGCCGCCACGCGATGAATGCGGAATTACAAACCCAGGCCGTCGAAGGATCGATTAATTCCGCATTCCGCAATCCGCATTCCGCATTCATCGAGATCCCCGCGCGCGCCCTCCTGCGCCACGAGCCCTCCGTCGTATCCAATTTCCGGATAAAAATCCCCCGCTCCCTCGATCCCCTCGCGCCGCCGCCCGCCTCCACCGGCGAACCGTGGCTGGGCGCGGCCGTTGACCTCGGCACCACCACCGTCGCGCTCCTGCTCTGCGACTTGCGCACCGGCGAAACCCTTTCCACCGCCTCCGCCTTCAACGCGCAGGTCCGCCATGGCGAGGACGTGCTCACCCGCATCAACCTCTGCGCCGCCGATCCGCAAAAAAACCTTCCCGTGCTCCAGTCCGCCGCCGCCGGCACCATCCAGCAATTGCTGGAAAAAGCCTGCTCCAACGCGTCCGCCGACCTCGCGCACGTGCGCTCGCTGGTCGTCGCCGGCAACACCGTGATGCTGCACCTCCTCGCGGGCGTCGATCCCTCGCCCATCGGCGTCTTCCCGTTCACACCGCCGTTTCTCGGGCACCGCCGCCTCGTGCCCGCCGCGCTCGGGCTCTCGTTCGGCGGAAGCGCGCCCGCCGACGCCCACCTGCTCCCCGGCCCCGCCGCCTACGTCGGCGCGGATTTGTCCGCCGGCATCCTCGTCACCGGCCTGCTCCACGACGACGGCCCCGCGCTCCTCGTCGATGTCGGCACCAACGGCGAAATCATCCTCAAGCACGGCCCGCGCCTGCTCGGCACCGCCACCGCCGCCGGCCCCGCCTTCGAGGGCGCCGGGCTCGCCAGCGGCATGCGCGCCGTGGACGGCGTCATCGAGGACATCCGTTTTTCCCGCGACCCGTTCGCCCAAAAACTCTCGCTCATCGGCGGCGGAAAAAACGCCGGCCAAAACCACCTCCGGTCCGTCGGCATCTGCGGCTCGGCCTACATCGACTTTCTCGCCGAGGGCCGCCGCTCCGGCCTCCTCAACGAGCGCGGCCGCTTCGCCGCCCCGCCGCCGTCCGGCGCGGAATCCGCGTTCATCACGCACGACGACGCCCGCGCCTTTGTGCTCGACCCGCGCGGACGCTCCGGCCCGGTGCTTGTCACCGAGCCCGACATCGCCCGCCTCCTGCAAGCCAAGGCCGCCGTCGCCGCCGGCATCGCCACCCTGCTCGACATCGCCGGACTCGCCCCCGCCGACATCCGCACGCTGCACCTGGCCGGCGGCTTCGGCATGCACCTCGACCTCGACAACGCCATCGCCTGCGGCCTGCTCCCCGGCTTCGAACCGCGCCAGATCGAGGTCGTCGGAAACACCTCGCTCGGCGGCGCGCTTGCCGTGCTGCAAGACCGCGGGCTCCTCCCCGAAATCGCCCGCGCCTGCGACCTGATGGAAAGCATCGAGCTCAACCTCCAGCCGGCCTTCGAGGATACCTATATCGACCAGCTTGCGCTCCCGTAG
- the galB gene encoding beta-galactosidase GalB gives MTTRHPSTCLLALLLAFAAAVSGRPAFAAAERATAAETPPARERVTFNSGWLFTRGDPAHAGEALSYERVKPWVLPTGDDLLNVPPPRMPPPAHNPGAQPGGEIAYTRPDFDDSGWRRLDLPHDWGIEGPFRQELSGETGKLPWAGSGWYRKHFDSPASDAARRVYLDIDGAMSYALVWLNGRVIGGWPYGYASWRLDLTPHLRPGEKNVLAIRLDNPRESSRWYPGSGIYRNVWLVRTAPVHVAQWGVFVTTPVITADSATVDVAVTLDNKSGDRAEVRVSARLFAADAEGRPVGEPVAAAEPRSVRVPPGRQASAAHTLAVASPRLWSLRERHRYVAETTVADAAGNVIDRVETPFGIRKINTDPLRGFFLNDEHVPIRGVCQHHDLGALGSAVSTRALERQLEILQAMGCNAIRTSHNPPAPELLELCDRMGFLVMDEPFDCWAIGKKRDDYSRVFADWHEKDLRALIRRDRNHPSVIQWSIGNEIREQYEADGWKLAAHLAAIIREEDRTRPVTAGFNYIQAGYNGFQNIVDVFGYNYKPQEYAKLRAAHPHLAIMGAETASTVSSRGEYFFPASDDKLAGRADYQVSSYDLYATPWATTPDTEWRAHDENPGILGEFVWTGFDYLGEPSPYNADSTNLLNYSDPAERARAEQELAALGKILVPSRSSYFGIIDLAGFPKDRYYLYQARWRPDHPMAHILPHWNWPERIGQATPVHVYTSGDEAELFLNGKTFGRKKRAPLEYRFRWDDVIYEPGELKVVAWKNGRPWAEAVMRTAGPAAKLMLAADRARLRADGRDLSFVTVTIADAEGRPVPRSKNAIRFRVTGPAEIDATDNGDATDHTSFQSPERRAYNALALVILRTKPGEKGEITLHAESEGLVPAEIILQSE, from the coding sequence ATGACCACCCGCCATCCCTCCACCTGCCTCCTCGCCCTTCTCCTCGCATTCGCCGCCGCCGTTTCAGGCCGCCCCGCGTTTGCCGCTGCGGAACGCGCCACCGCGGCCGAAACTCCGCCCGCCCGCGAGCGCGTCACCTTCAACTCCGGCTGGCTCTTCACGCGCGGCGACCCTGCCCACGCGGGCGAGGCGCTTTCCTACGAGCGCGTGAAACCCTGGGTGCTCCCGACCGGCGACGACTTGCTCAACGTCCCCCCGCCGCGCATGCCCCCTCCCGCGCACAATCCCGGCGCGCAGCCCGGCGGCGAGATTGCCTACACCCGCCCCGACTTCGACGACTCCGGCTGGCGCCGCCTCGACCTCCCGCATGACTGGGGCATCGAAGGACCATTCCGGCAGGAACTCTCCGGCGAGACCGGCAAACTCCCCTGGGCCGGCTCCGGCTGGTATCGCAAGCACTTCGACTCGCCCGCCTCGGATGCAGCACGCCGCGTTTATCTGGATATCGACGGCGCCATGTCCTACGCGCTGGTCTGGCTCAACGGCCGCGTGATCGGCGGCTGGCCCTACGGCTACGCCTCGTGGCGTCTGGACCTCACGCCGCACCTCAGGCCCGGCGAAAAGAACGTCCTCGCCATCCGCCTCGATAACCCGCGCGAATCCTCGCGCTGGTATCCGGGCAGCGGCATTTACCGCAACGTCTGGCTCGTCAGGACCGCGCCCGTCCACGTCGCACAATGGGGCGTGTTTGTCACCACGCCCGTCATCACCGCCGACTCCGCCACCGTCGATGTCGCCGTCACGCTGGACAACAAATCCGGCGACCGCGCCGAGGTGCGGGTCTCCGCGCGCCTCTTCGCCGCCGACGCCGAAGGCCGCCCCGTCGGCGAACCCGTGGCCGCCGCCGAACCGCGCTCCGTGCGTGTCCCGCCCGGACGGCAGGCCAGCGCCGCCCACACGCTCGCCGTCGCCTCGCCGCGCTTGTGGAGCCTGCGCGAACGCCACCGCTACGTCGCCGAGACCACCGTCGCCGATGCCGCGGGAAACGTCATCGACCGCGTCGAGACGCCCTTCGGTATCCGAAAAATAAATACCGACCCTCTGCGCGGCTTTTTCCTCAATGACGAGCACGTCCCCATCCGCGGCGTCTGCCAGCACCACGACCTCGGCGCGCTCGGCTCCGCCGTCAGCACCCGCGCCCTCGAACGCCAGTTGGAAATCCTTCAGGCGATGGGCTGCAACGCCATCCGCACCAGCCACAACCCGCCCGCTCCCGAGCTGCTCGAACTCTGCGACCGCATGGGTTTCCTCGTCATGGACGAGCCCTTCGATTGCTGGGCCATCGGCAAGAAACGCGACGACTACAGCCGCGTCTTCGCCGACTGGCACGAGAAGGATCTGCGCGCCCTCATCCGCCGCGACCGCAACCACCCCAGCGTCATCCAGTGGAGCATCGGCAATGAAATCCGCGAGCAATACGAGGCCGACGGCTGGAAACTCGCCGCGCACCTCGCCGCCATCATCCGCGAGGAGGACCGCACCCGCCCCGTCACCGCCGGCTTCAACTACATCCAGGCCGGCTACAACGGATTCCAGAACATCGTCGATGTATTCGGTTATAACTACAAGCCGCAGGAATACGCGAAACTCCGCGCCGCGCACCCGCATCTCGCCATCATGGGCGCCGAGACCGCCTCGACCGTCAGCTCGCGCGGCGAGTATTTCTTCCCCGCCAGCGACGACAAGCTCGCCGGCCGCGCCGATTATCAAGTCAGTTCCTACGATCTCTACGCCACCCCCTGGGCCACCACGCCCGACACCGAGTGGCGCGCCCACGATGAAAATCCCGGCATCCTCGGCGAGTTTGTCTGGACCGGTTTCGACTACCTCGGCGAACCCTCCCCTTACAACGCCGACTCCACCAACCTCCTGAATTACTCCGATCCGGCCGAGCGCGCCCGCGCCGAACAGGAACTCGCCGCCCTCGGTAAAATCCTTGTCCCCTCGCGCAGCTCCTACTTCGGCATCATCGACCTCGCCGGTTTTCCCAAGGACCGCTACTATCTCTACCAGGCGCGCTGGCGCCCCGACCATCCGATGGCGCACATCCTGCCGCACTGGAACTGGCCCGAACGCATCGGCCAGGCCACGCCCGTGCACGTTTACACCAGCGGCGACGAGGCCGAGCTTTTCCTCAACGGCAAAACCTTCGGACGCAAAAAACGAGCCCCGCTCGAATACCGCTTCCGTTGGGACGACGTCATCTACGAACCCGGCGAGTTGAAAGTGGTCGCGTGGAAAAACGGCCGCCCCTGGGCCGAGGCCGTCATGCGCACCGCCGGTCCTGCCGCGAAACTCATGCTCGCCGCCGACCGCGCGCGACTCCGCGCCGACGGGCGGGATCTTTCCTTCGTGACCGTGACCATCGCCGATGCCGAAGGACGGCCCGTCCCGCGCAGCAAGAACGCCATTCGCTTCCGCGTGACCGGCCCCGCCGAAATCGACGCGACCGACAACGGCGACGCGACCGACCACACCTCCTTCCAATCCCCCGAACGCCGCGCCTACAACGCCCTCGCCCTCGTCATCCTCCGCACCAAGCCCGGCGAGAAAGGCGAAATCACCCTCCACGCCGAAAGCGAAGGACTGGTTCCCGCGGAAATCATATTACAAAGCGAGTAG
- a CDS encoding DUF1638 domain-containing protein, whose amino-acid sequence MPHDSDNALPPAPAPVSPPRTAIIACAVLEDEVRAFAAGLPHITSLTFLPQGLHNEPARLNTTVAGAVAAVEAEGRAEAIALVYGVCSRGIEAIPLRRCRMVVPRAHDCITLLLGSKERYQQFQQENPATYWYSPGWNKCHAAPGPDRFAKLRDDFLKKFPEEEADYLIEMEKELHAHYTTAAYVDLGVGDADANIAYTRRCACWMGWDFRRVQGDPRLLRDLLAGRWDDDRFLVVQPRQFVQLSIDDRVIKAVDEPPAGKNPKSQRAKSQRAKSQTNSGAEAPCGGTGVPPVPGEGVHGQNAHDS is encoded by the coding sequence GTGCCTCACGATTCCGACAACGCCCTCCCGCCTGCGCCCGCCCCGGTTTCTCCGCCCCGGACCGCCATCATCGCCTGCGCCGTGCTGGAGGATGAAGTGCGCGCGTTTGCCGCCGGGCTGCCGCACATCACGAGCCTCACGTTTCTCCCGCAGGGCCTGCACAACGAGCCCGCGCGCCTCAACACCACCGTCGCCGGGGCGGTCGCCGCCGTCGAGGCCGAAGGCCGGGCGGAAGCCATCGCGCTGGTTTACGGCGTGTGCAGCCGCGGCATCGAAGCCATTCCGCTGCGCCGCTGCCGCATGGTCGTGCCCCGCGCGCACGACTGCATCACGCTCCTGCTCGGCTCGAAGGAACGCTACCAGCAGTTCCAGCAGGAAAACCCCGCCACCTACTGGTACAGCCCCGGCTGGAACAAATGCCACGCCGCGCCCGGCCCCGACCGCTTCGCCAAACTGCGCGACGATTTCCTGAAAAAATTTCCCGAGGAGGAGGCCGATTACCTCATCGAGATGGAAAAGGAACTCCACGCGCACTACACCACCGCCGCCTACGTGGACCTCGGCGTCGGCGATGCGGACGCCAACATCGCCTACACCCGCCGCTGCGCCTGCTGGATGGGCTGGGATTTCCGGCGCGTGCAGGGCGACCCGCGGCTCCTCCGCGACCTGCTCGCCGGCCGCTGGGACGACGACCGTTTCCTCGTCGTGCAGCCGCGCCAGTTTGTGCAGCTCAGCATCGACGACCGCGTCATCAAGGCCGTTGACGAGCCGCCCGCAGGGAAAAATCCCAAATCCCAAAGGGCCAAATCCCAAAGGGCCAAATCCCAAACAAACAGCGGCGCGGAAGCGCCCTGCGGTGGCACGGGCGTCCCGCCCGTGCCCGGCGAAGGCGTCCACGGCCAGAATGCCCATGACTCATGA
- a CDS encoding helix-turn-helix domain-containing protein: MPPPAKKSRPPSARPAELLPGALTIAEFDRLAISYHGETGFELAAVDARGGLLRGEVRCTAGPEEHRAVFRQSVEETLRWGEPCIMCCPFGHALWAVPVMHNHQILGGLLVGGVSLEELEGAGTLDRRLLDASRALLDLASRHNLTNTALLEKNRLAAERESGRAEALHDLKERLYDDIRSIYLREEPALLAAIQRGERAEARGIINRILTAIYTRGAGRRGLLKTLALELVVMMARAAVQAGAEPEKVLGINYRSLTELAGVHSQEDLSDWLCEMLEQLIDAMGAPAAHPNAVQLARAVAYMEQHFSENLGRDEVARAAGLSASHFSHLMRERAGVSFTELLLRIRLDNARRMLARDSSTVVEIAAACGFSEQSYFTRVFKKTFNETPLDYRRRVRAPHSKA; encoded by the coding sequence TTGCCTCCTCCCGCCAAAAAATCCCGCCCGCCATCCGCCCGCCCCGCCGAACTTCTTCCCGGCGCGCTGACCATCGCCGAGTTTGACCGGCTCGCCATCAGTTATCACGGCGAGACCGGCTTCGAACTCGCCGCCGTGGACGCGCGCGGCGGCCTGCTGCGCGGCGAGGTGCGCTGCACCGCCGGGCCCGAGGAACATCGCGCGGTCTTCCGCCAGTCCGTCGAGGAAACCCTGCGCTGGGGCGAACCCTGCATCATGTGCTGCCCGTTCGGCCACGCGCTCTGGGCCGTCCCCGTGATGCACAACCACCAGATCCTCGGCGGCCTGCTCGTCGGCGGCGTGTCGCTGGAGGAACTCGAAGGCGCCGGCACGCTCGACCGCCGCCTGCTCGACGCCAGCCGGGCGCTCCTCGACCTCGCCTCGCGCCACAACCTCACCAACACCGCCCTGCTCGAAAAAAACCGCCTCGCCGCCGAGCGCGAGTCCGGCCGCGCCGAGGCGCTGCACGACCTGAAGGAGCGCCTCTACGACGACATCCGCAGCATCTACCTGCGCGAGGAGCCCGCGCTCCTCGCCGCCATCCAGCGCGGCGAGCGCGCCGAGGCGCGCGGCATCATCAACCGCATCCTCACCGCCATCTACACCCGCGGCGCCGGGCGCCGCGGCCTCCTGAAAACCCTCGCCCTCGAACTCGTCGTCATGATGGCGCGCGCCGCCGTGCAGGCCGGCGCCGAGCCCGAAAAAGTGCTCGGCATCAACTACCGCTCGCTCACCGAGCTGGCCGGCGTGCACTCGCAGGAGGACCTGTCGGACTGGCTCTGCGAAATGCTCGAGCAGCTCATCGACGCGATGGGCGCGCCCGCCGCGCACCCCAACGCCGTGCAACTGGCCCGCGCCGTCGCCTACATGGAGCAGCATTTTTCCGAAAATCTCGGGCGCGACGAGGTTGCCCGCGCCGCCGGGCTGTCGGCCAGCCATTTCTCGCACCTCATGCGCGAACGCGCCGGCGTGTCCTTCACCGAACTGCTCCTGCGCATCCGCCTCGACAACGCCCGCCGCATGCTCGCGCGCGACAGCAGCACCGTGGTGGAAATCGCCGCCGCCTGCGGCTTCAGCGAGCAGAGTTATTTCACGCGCGTCTTCAAAAAAACCTTCAACGAAACCCCGCTCGACTACCGCCGCCGCGTGCGCGCCCCGCACTCCAAGGCATGA
- a CDS encoding IS5 family transposase (programmed frameshift), which yields MELTKEHLERIKDSLPVERGNVSIDVLSFLNGVLYVAENGCKWRRLPERFGNWHTIYTRMNRWSKSGVWDRVFERLQKEGLVHLELKVVSLDSTSVKVHPDGTGAGEKNGPQAIGKSRGGRNTKIHLAAANDVHALGFRLSPGQNGDGPEGRELIGELGCPRHGCALAMDMAYEGNETRGLACLLGFKPVVPPNPLRRKPWKLNQALYRQRNHVERLFRRIKGFRRVFTRYDKLDVLFRSFVSFALSWLLLNSANRS from the exons ATGGAACTGACGAAGGAACACCTGGAGAGAATCAAGGACAGCCTGCCGGTGGAGCGGGGCAATGTGAGCATTGATGTGCTGAGCTTTCTAAACGGGGTGCTGTATGTGGCGGAGAACGGGTGCAAATGGAGGAGATTGCCGGAGAGGTTTGGGAACTGGCACACGATCTACACGCGGATGAATCGCTGGAGCAAAAGCGGAGTATGGGACCGGGTGTTCGAGCGGCTGCAGAAGGAAGGGCTGGTGCATCTGGAGCTGAAGGTGGTGTCGCTGGACAGTACCAGCGTGAAGGTCCACCCCGATGGGACCGGGGCGG GAGAAAAAAACGGGCCTCAGGCGATCGGCAAATCACGAGGAGGCCGGAACACCAAGATTCATCTGGCTGCCGCGAATGATGTCCATGCCCTCGGCTTCCGCCTCTCGCCCGGGCAGAACGGCGACGGACCCGAGGGACGCGAGCTGATTGGCGAGTTGGGATGCCCGAGGCATGGATGCGCCCTGGCCATGGACATGGCCTACGAAGGCAACGAAACCCGCGGCTTGGCCTGCCTGCTCGGCTTCAAGCCTGTCGTCCCGCCCAACCCGTTGCGTCGAAAACCCTGGAAACTCAACCAGGCACTTTACCGCCAGCGCAACCACGTCGAGCGCCTCTTCCGCCGCATCAAGGGCTTCCGTCGCGTCTTCACCCGCTACGACAAGCTCGATGTCCTCTTCCGCTCTTTCGTCTCCTTCGCTCTCTCTTGGCTACTCCTCAATAGTGCTAACAGGTCCTAG
- the xseA gene encoding exodeoxyribonuclease VII large subunit, translating to MSDRQADLFDGSGDENDGARALSVSEFTRRVKDALAAAIRPCWVRGEISNLRAQASGHVYFSLKDAGAQLSAVLFRADAARQQVRLRDGLQVVAFGQVSVYEARGQYQLVVRAVIEDGVGRLQREFEALKRRLADEGLFDAERKKPIPPMPATVGFVTSPTGAAVQDFIRILLRRGWRGRLVVLPAKVQGEGAAGEMAAMLRAAEALGIFDLLVIGRGGGSLEDLWAFNEEPLVRAVASCGVPVISAVGHEIDFTLCDFAADARAETPSGAAELISSHFLACAERSAQAAAAMEDVLGTRLTRARERLDGARAHLRLLSPTARVEQGFLRLDDLANRLGAASARATMLKRERLTAAAAALERRSPETRVQIASHQLLALWKRLQAASPASVLNRGFVIVRDEAGRPVQRRAAVAPGQALAAEFADGTVRVRSEG from the coding sequence ATGAGCGACCGGCAGGCAGATTTGTTTGACGGGAGCGGGGACGAGAACGACGGCGCGCGCGCCTTGAGCGTGAGCGAGTTCACGCGGCGGGTGAAGGACGCGCTCGCGGCCGCCATCCGCCCGTGCTGGGTGCGCGGCGAGATTTCCAACCTGCGGGCGCAGGCGAGCGGCCATGTCTATTTTTCGCTCAAGGACGCGGGCGCGCAGCTCTCGGCGGTGCTTTTCCGCGCGGACGCGGCCCGGCAGCAGGTGCGGCTGCGCGACGGGTTGCAGGTGGTGGCGTTCGGACAGGTGAGCGTTTACGAGGCGCGGGGGCAATACCAGCTCGTCGTGCGCGCCGTCATCGAGGACGGGGTGGGGCGGTTGCAGCGCGAGTTCGAGGCGCTGAAACGCCGGCTCGCGGACGAGGGGCTGTTCGACGCGGAACGCAAGAAACCGATTCCGCCCATGCCGGCGACCGTGGGCTTCGTCACGTCGCCGACCGGCGCGGCGGTGCAGGATTTTATCCGCATCCTGCTGCGGCGCGGCTGGCGTGGGCGGCTGGTCGTGCTGCCCGCCAAGGTGCAGGGCGAGGGCGCGGCGGGGGAGATGGCCGCGATGCTGCGCGCGGCGGAGGCGCTGGGGATTTTCGACCTGCTGGTCATCGGGCGCGGCGGCGGCAGCCTGGAGGACTTGTGGGCGTTCAACGAGGAGCCGCTGGTGCGCGCGGTGGCGTCGTGCGGCGTGCCGGTCATCTCGGCGGTCGGCCACGAGATCGATTTCACGCTGTGCGACTTCGCGGCGGACGCGCGCGCCGAGACCCCGAGCGGCGCGGCGGAGTTGATTTCGAGCCATTTCCTCGCCTGCGCCGAGCGCTCGGCTCAGGCCGCCGCCGCGATGGAGGACGTGCTCGGCACACGGCTCACGCGCGCCCGCGAGCGGCTCGACGGCGCGCGCGCGCACCTGCGGCTGCTTTCGCCGACGGCGCGCGTGGAGCAGGGTTTTCTGCGGCTGGATGACCTGGCCAACCGCCTCGGCGCGGCGTCCGCGCGCGCCACGATGCTCAAGCGCGAACGGCTGACCGCCGCGGCCGCGGCGCTGGAGCGGCGGTCGCCCGAGACGCGCGTGCAGATCGCGTCGCACCAGTTGCTGGCCTTGTGGAAACGCCTGCAGGCGGCCAGCCCGGCATCGGTGCTCAACCGCGGCTTCGTCATCGTGCGCGACGAGGCGGGACGGCCCGTGCAGCGCCGCGCGGCGGTCGCGCCCGGGCAGGCGCTGGCGGCGGAGTTCGCCGACGGGACTGTCAGGGTGCGCAGCGAGGGGTGA
- a CDS encoding energy transducer TonB, with translation MNAKAFSKRVAECAVLLLFAGGIGFSATGGGATETDGGGNRELRVTRMVEPVFPAGLTAQGILRGEVTVVFSVDPEGRLDDWLVLADTHEALARETVRALNQWQFEPVLAGGMPVWSRAQLRVTFEASGAVVTKTVIDSFDMLTGDRLKYPATVRVFGSLRELDRPPALKRDGAPLYPAELAGASAGGSALVEFFIDEKGRVRMPVIESADHGLLGIAAVDAVLKWEFEPPVRNGKPAVVRVKQRFDFKG, from the coding sequence ATGAATGCAAAGGCGTTTTCGAAGCGTGTGGCGGAGTGCGCCGTTCTCCTGCTTTTCGCAGGCGGAATCGGTTTTTCAGCGACCGGCGGCGGTGCGACGGAAACAGACGGCGGCGGTAACCGGGAATTGCGCGTGACGCGCATGGTGGAGCCCGTGTTTCCCGCCGGATTGACGGCGCAGGGCATTCTGCGCGGCGAGGTCACGGTGGTTTTTTCCGTCGATCCCGAGGGACGGCTCGACGACTGGCTGGTGCTGGCCGACACGCATGAGGCGCTCGCGCGCGAGACGGTGCGCGCGCTCAATCAATGGCAGTTCGAGCCGGTGCTTGCCGGCGGCATGCCCGTGTGGTCGCGCGCGCAGCTGCGGGTCACGTTCGAGGCGTCGGGCGCGGTCGTCACCAAGACGGTGATTGACTCTTTCGACATGCTCACCGGCGACAGGTTGAAATACCCCGCGACCGTGCGCGTGTTCGGCTCGCTGCGCGAACTGGATCGTCCGCCTGCCCTGAAACGGGACGGCGCGCCGTTGTATCCGGCGGAGCTGGCTGGCGCCAGCGCGGGCGGCTCGGCCTTGGTGGAGTTTTTCATCGATGAGAAGGGCCGCGTGCGCATGCCGGTGATAGAGAGCGCGGACCACGGCTTGCTCGGCATTGCGGCGGTGGACGCCGTGTTGAAGTGGGAGTTCGAGCCGCCGGTGCGCAACGGCAAGCCCGCCGTCGTGCGCGTGAAACAGCGGTTTGATTTCAAGGGCTGA
- a CDS encoding VOC family protein, with product MVKKLLHTRMRVDDIARTIKFYEEILGLKCVRQTISPRGAKLAFLRTPGSDEEIELCELPGAEPVRVQPDLMHLAFEVDDLAAFAAGLEKKGCKLSDGLTRTSSGDTIAFIDAPEGYEVELIEKG from the coding sequence ATGGTCAAAAAACTTCTTCACACCCGCATGCGCGTCGATGACATCGCGCGCACCATCAAGTTTTATGAGGAAATCCTCGGCCTCAAATGCGTCCGCCAGACGATCTCGCCGCGCGGCGCGAAGCTGGCCTTCCTTCGGACGCCGGGCAGCGACGAGGAAATCGAGCTCTGCGAGTTGCCCGGCGCCGAGCCGGTGCGCGTGCAGCCGGACTTGATGCACCTGGCGTTCGAGGTGGACGACCTGGCCGCCTTCGCCGCCGGACTGGAAAAGAAAGGCTGCAAGCTGAGCGACGGTCTGACGCGAACCTCGTCAGGCGACACCATCGCGTTCATCGACGCGCCCGAAGGCTACGAAGTGGAGCTGATAGAAAAAGGCTGA
- a CDS encoding TVP38/TMEM64 family protein translates to MASGSKELRRSMFLTKLLMALVLIAGGTLAYFHLQEVRSWMHLGLEWIRGMGPVPFFAAMVVLPAFGCPVSAFTFTAGPTFIPQMGTVWVCVLVSLSMTLDLALAYWLARYAARPLLLRLMEKMGYKLPKVAPGDHTGLTVLLRVTPGPPLFIQNYLLGLAEVPFKTYILISAPIMSGWALAAVLASDALVAGKGRTAFIALGLVAGLVIVVRMVRKRFARRQLEAADAAMPKGQNPNHEIPNPKGGTATGGAGLGGAQADRNGDNRAGGENP, encoded by the coding sequence ATGGCTTCCGGTTCCAAGGAGCTGCGCCGCTCCATGTTTCTGACCAAACTGCTGATGGCCCTCGTGCTGATCGCCGGGGGCACGCTCGCCTATTTCCACTTGCAGGAGGTCCGCTCCTGGATGCACCTCGGGCTCGAATGGATTCGCGGCATGGGGCCGGTGCCGTTCTTTGCCGCGATGGTCGTGCTGCCGGCGTTCGGGTGTCCGGTCTCCGCGTTCACGTTCACGGCGGGGCCCACTTTCATTCCGCAAATGGGCACGGTGTGGGTGTGCGTCCTAGTGTCCCTCAGCATGACACTGGATCTCGCGCTGGCGTATTGGCTGGCCCGGTATGCGGCGCGCCCGCTGCTTTTGCGCCTGATGGAAAAGATGGGCTACAAGCTGCCCAAGGTCGCGCCGGGCGATCACACCGGGCTCACGGTGCTGCTGCGTGTCACGCCGGGCCCGCCGTTGTTCATACAAAACTACCTGCTCGGGCTGGCCGAGGTGCCGTTCAAGACCTACATCCTCATCTCCGCGCCGATCATGAGCGGCTGGGCGCTGGCGGCCGTGCTGGCGAGCGATGCGCTCGTGGCGGGCAAGGGCCGCACGGCGTTCATCGCGCTGGGCTTGGTCGCGGGGCTGGTCATCGTGGTGCGGATGGTGCGCAAGCGTTTCGCGCGGCGGCAACTGGAAGCCGCGGACGCGGCAATGCCCAAGGGGCAAAACCCAAATCACGAAATCCCAAATCCCAAAGGCGGCACGGCCACCGGCGGCGCCGGCTTGGGGGGCGCGCAGGCAGACCGCAATGGCGACAACCGCGCTGGCGGCGAAAACCCATGA